In Papio anubis isolate 15944 chromosome 20, Panubis1.0, whole genome shotgun sequence, a single window of DNA contains:
- the TYROBP gene encoding TYRO protein tyrosine kinase-binding protein isoform X2, protein MGGLEPCSRLLLLPLLLAVGGLRPVQAQAQSDCSCSTVSPGVLAGIVLGDLVLTVLIALAVYFLGRLVPRGRGAAEATRKQRITETESPYQELQGQRSDVYSDLNTQRPYYK, encoded by the exons ATGGGGGGCCTTGAACCCTGCAGCAGgctcctgctcctgcctctcCTGCTGGCTGTAGGTG gTCTCCGTCCTgtccaggcccaggcccagagcG ATTGTAGTTGCTCTACGGTGAGCCCGGGCGTGCTGGCAGGGATCGTGCTAGGGGACCTGGTGCTGACAGTGCTCATCGCCCTGGCTGTGTACTTCCTGGGCCGGCTGGTCCCTCGGGGGCGAGGGGCTGCGGAGG CGACCCGGAAACAGCGTATCACTGAGACGGAGTCGCCTTATCAG GAGCTCCAGGGTCAGAGGTCGGATGTCTACAGCGACCTCAACACACAGAGGCCATATTACAAATGA
- the HCST gene encoding hematopoietic cell signal transducer isoform X1, whose translation MPGSSGLLWTTVLYQTPARPQPTMIHPGHILFLLLLPVAAAQTTPGSCSGCGSLSLPLLAGLVAADAVASLLIVGAVFLCARPRRSPAQEDGKVYINMPGRG comes from the exons atgcctgg TTCCTCGGGACTTCTCTGGACCACAGTCCTCTACCAGACCCCTGCCAGACCCCAGCCCACCATGATCCATCCGGGTCACATCCTCTTCCTGCTTTTGCTCCCAG tggctgcagctCAGACGACCCCAG GCTCCTGTTCCGGATGTGGGTCCCTCTCTCTGCCGCTCCTGGCAGGCCTCGTGGCAGCGGATGCGGTGGCGTCGCTGCTCATCGTGGGGGCGGTGTTCCTGTGCGCACGCCCACGCCGCAGCCCCGCCCAAG AAGATGGCAAAGTCTACATCAACATGCCGGGCAGGGGCTGA
- the TYROBP gene encoding TYRO protein tyrosine kinase-binding protein isoform X1, with product MGGLEPCSRLLLLPLLLAVGGLRPVQAQAQSDCSCSTVSPGVLAGIVLGDLVLTVLIALAVYFLGRLVPRGRGAAEAATRKQRITETESPYQELQGQRSDVYSDLNTQRPYYK from the exons ATGGGGGGCCTTGAACCCTGCAGCAGgctcctgctcctgcctctcCTGCTGGCTGTAGGTG gTCTCCGTCCTgtccaggcccaggcccagagcG ATTGTAGTTGCTCTACGGTGAGCCCGGGCGTGCTGGCAGGGATCGTGCTAGGGGACCTGGTGCTGACAGTGCTCATCGCCCTGGCTGTGTACTTCCTGGGCCGGCTGGTCCCTCGGGGGCGAGGGGCTGCGGAGG CAGCGACCCGGAAACAGCGTATCACTGAGACGGAGTCGCCTTATCAG GAGCTCCAGGGTCAGAGGTCGGATGTCTACAGCGACCTCAACACACAGAGGCCATATTACAAATGA
- the HCST gene encoding hematopoietic cell signal transducer isoform X2 — MPGSSGLLWTTVLYQTPARPQPTMIHPGHILFLLLLPVAAAQTTPGSCSGCGSLSLPLLAGLVAADAVASLLIVGAVFLCARPRRSPAQDGKVYINMPGRG, encoded by the exons atgcctgg TTCCTCGGGACTTCTCTGGACCACAGTCCTCTACCAGACCCCTGCCAGACCCCAGCCCACCATGATCCATCCGGGTCACATCCTCTTCCTGCTTTTGCTCCCAG tggctgcagctCAGACGACCCCAG GCTCCTGTTCCGGATGTGGGTCCCTCTCTCTGCCGCTCCTGGCAGGCCTCGTGGCAGCGGATGCGGTGGCGTCGCTGCTCATCGTGGGGGCGGTGTTCCTGTGCGCACGCCCACGCCGCAGCCCCGCCCAAG ATGGCAAAGTCTACATCAACATGCCGGGCAGGGGCTGA